The following proteins come from a genomic window of Pirellula staleyi DSM 6068:
- a CDS encoding UbiD family decarboxylase, producing the protein MFSLRHLCNDLHAAGHLVRLEEEIDPVLEAAEIQRRVYASGGPAVYFANVKGTRFPMLSNLFGTIERARYVFRHTYDKVRRAIELKIEPQQLLKNPLRYISAPLTAWRMQPKSVSSGPILGQSIKISEIPNLKSWPMDGGPFVTLPQCYTEDPDKPGLQHSNLGMYRVQLAGNDYKTDEEIGLHYQLHRGIGVHHTAALRRNEPFRVNVFVGGHPAMSLAAVMPLPEGMPELTFAGALAGHRIPMIRQPGKLPIYGDADFCIQGVVLPGNPKKMEGPFGDHLGYYSLAHEFPVMKVEKVWARKDAVWHFTVVGRPPQEDTTFGELIHDLTGPVIPTVIHGVKGVNAVDAAGVHPLLLAIGSERYMPFHNNPRPQEILTQANAILGQGQMSLAKWLLIVSSNDNPDLDVHDIPAHLKHLLERIDWTRDVHFQTCTTIDTLDYSGDGLNTGSKCVLAAAGAPIRTLGTELPRDLKLADGFSDPRIAIPGVLMIQSPNAGSDYRADRERFCRETRGDFSKFPLLVLVDDSQFSARTLNNFLWTTFTRSNPAIDIDGLESFTRDKHWGCRGPLVIDARVKPHHAPPLVEDPAITSRVDALAARGGPLAKWL; encoded by the coding sequence ATGTTCTCGCTCCGCCATTTGTGCAACGACCTTCACGCCGCCGGTCACCTGGTCAGGCTCGAGGAGGAAATCGATCCCGTGCTCGAGGCAGCTGAGATTCAGCGCCGCGTGTATGCCTCGGGCGGACCGGCGGTCTACTTCGCGAACGTCAAAGGGACGCGCTTCCCGATGCTCTCCAATTTGTTTGGAACCATCGAGCGGGCCCGCTATGTGTTTCGACATACCTACGACAAAGTCCGCCGGGCAATTGAACTCAAGATCGAGCCCCAACAACTACTCAAGAACCCGCTTCGATATATCAGCGCGCCACTGACAGCCTGGCGCATGCAACCCAAGAGTGTGTCGAGTGGTCCGATTTTGGGTCAAAGTATTAAGATCTCTGAGATTCCGAATCTCAAAAGCTGGCCGATGGATGGGGGACCGTTTGTCACACTTCCGCAATGTTATACGGAAGACCCTGATAAACCGGGCTTACAGCATTCGAATCTTGGTATGTATCGCGTGCAGTTGGCCGGTAACGATTATAAGACCGATGAAGAGATTGGTCTGCATTATCAATTGCATCGTGGAATTGGGGTCCATCACACCGCCGCGCTCCGCCGCAACGAGCCATTTCGCGTGAACGTGTTTGTCGGAGGACATCCAGCGATGAGCCTGGCGGCTGTCATGCCACTTCCCGAAGGGATGCCCGAGCTGACGTTCGCCGGAGCCCTCGCCGGACACCGGATTCCGATGATCCGCCAGCCTGGAAAATTGCCGATCTACGGCGATGCCGATTTTTGCATCCAGGGGGTCGTTTTGCCGGGAAATCCCAAGAAAATGGAGGGTCCTTTCGGCGATCACTTGGGCTATTACAGCCTGGCGCATGAGTTTCCGGTGATGAAGGTCGAGAAGGTCTGGGCCCGGAAAGATGCAGTCTGGCACTTCACTGTCGTCGGGCGTCCGCCGCAGGAAGACACCACCTTTGGTGAGCTGATTCACGACCTCACCGGGCCGGTCATTCCGACCGTGATTCATGGGGTGAAGGGGGTGAATGCTGTCGATGCAGCAGGCGTGCATCCGCTGCTACTAGCGATTGGGAGCGAGCGTTATATGCCGTTCCATAATAACCCTCGACCGCAAGAGATATTGACCCAAGCCAATGCGATTTTAGGCCAAGGGCAAATGTCGCTGGCGAAGTGGCTCCTGATTGTTAGCAGTAATGACAATCCTGATTTAGACGTGCATGATATCCCTGCACATCTCAAACATTTACTCGAGCGGATTGACTGGACGCGCGACGTCCATTTTCAGACTTGTACGACGATTGATACGCTCGATTATAGTGGGGATGGTCTTAATACGGGATCGAAATGCGTGCTGGCGGCTGCAGGAGCGCCGATTCGGACTTTGGGTACCGAATTGCCGCGCGATCTCAAACTGGCTGACGGATTTAGTGATCCGAGGATCGCAATCCCTGGCGTGCTGATGATCCAGTCGCCGAATGCAGGGAGCGACTATCGGGCCGATCGCGAGCGTTTTTGCCGCGAAACGCGGGGCGATTTCAGTAAGTTTCCGCTGCTGGTGCTGGTCGACGATAGCCAGTTTTCGGCCCGAACGCTTAACAACTTCCTGTGGACCACGTTTACGCGTAGCAATCCGGCGATCGATATCGATGGGCTCGAGAGTTTCACGCGCGACAAGCACTGGGGCTGCCGTGGTCCGCTGGTGATCGACGCCCGGGTGAAGCCGCACCATGCCCCGCCACTCGTCGAGGACCCAGCGATCACCAGCCGCGTCGATGCCCTGGCTGCGCGGGGTGGTCCGCTCGCCAAGTGGCTGTAG
- a CDS encoding TIGR00730 family Rossman fold protein, producing MPQLLADMLVAWAPQIELETIWVTVTVMQLIWQTLIVLWVTSVGACVGSFLNVVIYRLPLGMNLSTPPSSCPRCHHKIRRRHNIPVLGWIMLGGKCFDCKLPISVRYPIVEAMTGGMFAWLSIAWVCFGWDYSPRWWLPSPNTLIVRDVITPFDDVTFWAFLVVPLILAATLHAAAWIDYDGQRQPWKLGILAGFAGLLLPMLWPSLRRVPGIYYLVSQFPETLGNSRGVWEARTAEISASSILMGGVDGLLGALAGYLLAWKIDALWMSAALGQQGLAREVQNYALRRRGLTLLMPLVGLALGWQRVLLAALAVVIVETLVSGYAWLKVAPPGDENAAGATANRTFCLPPAATLIACVLLSIFEFDLLLDLGRWTASIERMLVPLGISSAIGLLALASGHLAAKGYFGAHARSFPLQGLGTLATPSSPLSSQAHDMQPSDNLEAILKSPSYRIAAEDTDFLLRPELRPVRLQLELLKPEMILEEQGVESTIVLFGGTAIVERHHAEERARLARLDLEQDPDNVQLKRKLHRAERVLAKAHYYDDARELARIVSSSCQHESRCDYVVVTGGGPGIMEAANRGAFDVGAKSIGLNITLPHEQTPNAYITPQLCFQFRYFALRKMHFLMRAKALVVFPGGFGTLDELFEVLTLRQTQRMQEIPVILYGRDYWSNVIDFQYLADEGVIADEHLNLIQFAESPNEAWDIITRFNKLRANQHVD from the coding sequence ATGCCCCAGCTACTTGCCGACATGCTCGTGGCCTGGGCTCCCCAGATCGAACTTGAAACGATCTGGGTCACGGTCACCGTGATGCAGTTGATCTGGCAAACGCTCATCGTCCTTTGGGTCACGTCGGTCGGGGCGTGTGTGGGCAGCTTTCTGAATGTCGTAATCTACCGGCTGCCGCTGGGGATGAACCTCAGCACGCCGCCGTCGAGTTGCCCGCGCTGTCACCATAAGATCCGTCGACGACATAACATCCCCGTCTTGGGATGGATCATGCTTGGTGGAAAATGTTTTGATTGTAAGTTGCCCATCTCGGTGCGCTATCCGATCGTCGAGGCGATGACCGGCGGCATGTTCGCTTGGCTGTCGATTGCTTGGGTCTGTTTTGGTTGGGATTACTCCCCGCGCTGGTGGCTACCCAGTCCCAATACGTTGATCGTCCGCGATGTAATCACCCCGTTTGATGATGTCACGTTCTGGGCCTTCTTGGTCGTTCCGCTGATCCTCGCTGCGACCTTGCATGCAGCGGCGTGGATCGACTACGACGGCCAGCGACAGCCTTGGAAACTAGGGATTCTCGCTGGTTTTGCGGGATTGCTTTTGCCCATGCTCTGGCCATCGCTGCGGCGCGTGCCGGGAATCTATTACCTGGTGAGCCAGTTCCCAGAGACGCTCGGAAACTCGCGTGGCGTTTGGGAGGCTCGCACAGCGGAGATCTCCGCTAGTTCCATCCTGATGGGAGGTGTCGACGGTTTGCTGGGTGCCCTGGCAGGCTATCTCTTGGCTTGGAAGATCGACGCCCTATGGATGAGCGCTGCACTGGGACAGCAGGGACTCGCGCGCGAGGTGCAAAACTACGCGCTCCGTCGCCGAGGATTAACACTTCTCATGCCGCTGGTGGGGCTAGCGCTCGGCTGGCAGCGCGTGCTACTGGCGGCCCTGGCAGTGGTGATCGTCGAGACGCTGGTGAGCGGCTATGCGTGGCTGAAAGTTGCGCCGCCGGGTGACGAAAACGCTGCGGGGGCGACTGCAAACCGCACGTTTTGTCTCCCCCCTGCAGCGACGCTGATTGCCTGCGTTTTGCTGTCGATTTTCGAGTTCGATCTGCTGCTCGATCTGGGGCGGTGGACAGCATCGATCGAGCGGATGCTCGTTCCGCTCGGGATTTCCTCGGCAATTGGTCTCCTGGCACTTGCCTCGGGGCACTTGGCCGCGAAAGGTTATTTTGGAGCGCACGCGCGTAGCTTCCCGCTGCAAGGTTTGGGCACGCTGGCGACTCCCTCCTCTCCCCTCTCATCACAGGCTCATGACATGCAACCTAGCGACAACCTCGAGGCGATTTTGAAGTCGCCCAGCTATCGTATTGCGGCCGAGGATACTGACTTCCTGCTGCGGCCCGAACTTCGTCCGGTACGCTTGCAGCTGGAACTGCTCAAGCCGGAAATGATTCTCGAAGAACAAGGGGTCGAGAGCACGATTGTGCTGTTTGGCGGCACGGCGATTGTCGAGCGCCATCATGCGGAAGAGCGTGCTCGTCTGGCCCGTTTGGATTTGGAACAAGACCCCGACAATGTCCAGCTAAAACGCAAACTGCATCGCGCCGAGCGGGTGCTGGCGAAAGCTCATTATTATGACGACGCGCGCGAGCTGGCGCGCATTGTGTCGAGCAGTTGCCAGCACGAAAGTCGCTGCGACTATGTGGTGGTTACCGGGGGTGGCCCTGGCATTATGGAAGCTGCCAATCGAGGGGCGTTTGATGTCGGCGCTAAATCGATTGGTCTTAATATCACACTGCCTCACGAACAAACACCCAACGCCTATATCACACCGCAGCTCTGTTTTCAGTTCCGTTATTTTGCGCTCCGCAAAATGCACTTCTTAATGCGTGCCAAAGCGCTGGTGGTCTTTCCAGGAGGGTTCGGCACACTCGACGAACTGTTCGAGGTGCTCACCCTCCGCCAAACCCAGCGGATGCAAGAAATCCCGGTGATTTTGTACGGACGCGACTACTGGTCGAACGTCATCGACTTCCAGTACCTGGCCGACGAAGGGGTGATTGCCGACGAGCATTTGAATTTAATTCAGTTCGCCGAATCACCCAATGAAGCTTGGGATATCATCACCCGGTTTAATAAACTGCGGGCTAATCAGCATGTCGATTAA
- a CDS encoding SDR family oxidoreductase gives MSTRRQQVFGTDVPVALVLGSGAKRVGNSIARLLANEGYQLAIHANRSLEEAEATARQLREIGTPAIAVQGNIAVEADARRIVRETYQHFARIDVLVCAAAIWRPIKLEEVTAAEVRENFEINTLGSFVCAQEAGLLMASQPSGGTIILIGDWAIVRPYKNYAGYFPSKGAIPTLTRTLAVELASRNPRVRVNAVLPGPVMLPADLPPAEREHAIAGTLVKREGTPEHVAHAVLALVENDFITGVCLPVDGGRTIASGE, from the coding sequence ATGTCAACTCGCCGGCAGCAAGTGTTTGGCACAGATGTCCCGGTGGCATTGGTGCTGGGTAGTGGCGCGAAGCGCGTTGGGAATTCGATTGCGCGATTGCTCGCCAACGAAGGTTATCAGCTCGCGATTCATGCCAATCGGAGTCTCGAGGAGGCTGAGGCTACCGCGCGGCAACTTCGTGAGATTGGCACACCGGCGATCGCAGTGCAGGGAAATATCGCGGTCGAAGCCGATGCCCGGCGCATAGTGCGCGAAACGTATCAGCATTTCGCGCGGATCGACGTTTTAGTCTGCGCTGCAGCTATTTGGCGCCCCATCAAACTTGAAGAGGTGACCGCTGCCGAAGTGCGCGAGAACTTTGAGATCAACACTTTGGGGTCCTTCGTCTGCGCCCAAGAAGCGGGTCTTCTGATGGCCTCACAGCCCTCTGGGGGCACCATTATATTGATAGGTGACTGGGCGATTGTTCGACCTTATAAGAATTACGCGGGCTATTTTCCCTCGAAAGGTGCCATACCAACCCTCACACGCACCTTGGCGGTCGAACTTGCGAGTCGTAATCCTCGAGTGCGCGTGAATGCTGTGCTCCCAGGTCCGGTGATGCTGCCAGCCGACCTGCCACCAGCCGAGCGCGAGCATGCGATCGCCGGGACCCTCGTCAAACGGGAAGGGACTCCGGAGCATGTCGCCCACGCCGTTTTGGCGCTCGTAGAAAACGACTTCATCACCGGGGTCTGCTTGCCGGTCGATGGGGGGCGCACGATCGCCTCCGGGGAATAG
- a CDS encoding YhcH/YjgK/YiaL family protein codes for MILDQLSRRKWYQGLHPRLVRALEYLATTDLTSLSEGKHTIEGEQLFAIVQDYQPKPVEMGAFESHRRYWDVQYVVRGAERMGWAPVESLRVVQPHDDERDIAFFDGVGPLFTVGSGWFAIFAPHDGHMPSLALENPPIGDLGMVRKVVVKVECLDT; via the coding sequence ATGATTCTCGATCAACTCAGCCGACGAAAGTGGTATCAGGGACTTCATCCACGGCTTGTGCGGGCGCTGGAATATCTTGCTACGACAGACCTTACGTCGCTCTCCGAGGGAAAACATACGATCGAAGGAGAGCAGCTGTTTGCGATTGTGCAGGACTACCAGCCCAAGCCGGTCGAGATGGGGGCGTTTGAATCGCATCGACGCTACTGGGACGTGCAGTATGTAGTGCGAGGAGCCGAGCGGATGGGCTGGGCACCGGTCGAGAGCTTGCGGGTGGTTCAGCCTCACGACGACGAGCGCGACATTGCGTTCTTCGACGGGGTTGGCCCCCTCTTCACCGTCGGGTCGGGCTGGTTCGCGATTTTTGCCCCCCACGATGGTCACATGCCGAGCCTGGCCCTCGAGAATCCGCCAATTGGGGATTTGGGCATGGTGAGAAAGGTTGTCGTGAAAGTAGAATGCTTAGATACGTAA
- a CDS encoding HlyD family efflux transporter periplasmic adaptor subunit: MTTPSEEQLVPRPNTPSQRPPDRPTTVAPIVQSDGSRALGAGHHAPPEPKFPSPVSFIIPAAIIAAGYFGMLALGTPEQAQVPPKEIGPRLVETVQVEPYRDNLVIEADGLASPFREIEMAAEVAGRVVYKSPDCRAGNYVKKGTELLKIDPADYELAARQLQNQLHQADVSLQEIDVELESNVRLAVIAEEDHKLALAEVERFTKLTSVVTPSDVDKAKKAELVARNTKATLENQKLLLTAKRSGLEAARELVVSQLEKAKLDLTRTIITAPVDGVIVKEMAEQDGFVQRGSQVLVVEDTNAVEVKCSLEMEQLHWIKQHAVQPVSTEAPHQSSAYAFPQMPVRVEYRVSGRRDETYVWDGTLQRFDGIGVDEKTRTIPCRVVVSNPCNGYCERPAELVSASGDPVSNPQRTTSVMPLVRGMFVTVKIVIPTTRTLLELPERGLRPGDVVWLARDGKLIVAGPVDVFRGSSAGSAQPSKVCWLIEEGMGGIRSGDQVIVSTLTAVKTGDPVTTSSPSPAAPITPTARTGEVAP, translated from the coding sequence ATGACGACCCCTTCCGAGGAACAACTGGTTCCTCGTCCGAACACTCCTTCGCAGCGTCCCCCTGATCGACCAACTACCGTAGCCCCGATTGTGCAGAGCGACGGTTCCCGCGCACTGGGTGCTGGTCATCACGCGCCGCCAGAACCAAAGTTCCCGTCGCCTGTCAGCTTCATCATTCCAGCCGCCATCATCGCGGCGGGCTATTTTGGGATGCTGGCGCTCGGGACTCCCGAACAGGCACAAGTTCCGCCAAAGGAAATCGGTCCTCGACTCGTCGAGACCGTGCAGGTCGAGCCGTATCGCGACAACTTGGTGATCGAAGCCGACGGCCTCGCATCGCCGTTTCGCGAAATCGAAATGGCTGCCGAAGTAGCTGGACGTGTCGTCTACAAATCTCCCGATTGCCGCGCGGGAAACTACGTGAAAAAAGGGACCGAGCTGCTGAAGATCGACCCGGCCGACTATGAGCTGGCTGCCCGCCAATTGCAAAACCAGCTGCATCAGGCCGACGTCAGTTTGCAAGAGATCGACGTCGAACTCGAAAGCAACGTTCGTCTCGCTGTGATCGCCGAGGAAGATCACAAACTGGCGCTCGCTGAAGTCGAACGCTTCACCAAACTGACGAGTGTGGTGACCCCGAGCGATGTCGACAAAGCGAAGAAGGCCGAGCTCGTTGCCCGCAACACCAAGGCAACGCTCGAGAATCAAAAGTTACTGCTCACCGCGAAACGGAGTGGACTCGAAGCGGCTCGCGAACTGGTGGTTTCGCAGCTCGAGAAAGCAAAGCTCGACCTGACGCGGACGATCATCACCGCGCCGGTGGATGGAGTGATCGTGAAGGAGATGGCCGAGCAAGATGGGTTTGTGCAGCGCGGCTCGCAAGTGCTGGTGGTGGAAGATACCAATGCGGTGGAAGTGAAATGCTCGCTCGAGATGGAACAGCTGCACTGGATTAAGCAGCACGCGGTGCAACCTGTTTCGACCGAAGCGCCGCACCAATCGAGCGCTTATGCGTTTCCGCAAATGCCGGTGCGTGTCGAATATCGAGTCTCGGGACGCCGCGATGAAACCTACGTTTGGGATGGGACACTGCAGCGTTTCGATGGAATCGGCGTCGACGAAAAAACTCGCACCATTCCGTGTCGCGTGGTGGTTAGTAATCCGTGCAACGGCTACTGCGAGCGTCCGGCCGAACTCGTTTCGGCCAGTGGCGATCCGGTTAGCAATCCGCAGCGCACCACCAGTGTGATGCCCTTGGTGCGCGGCATGTTTGTGACGGTGAAGATCGTCATCCCCACCACGCGCACTTTGCTCGAGCTTCCCGAGCGGGGACTTCGTCCTGGCGATGTGGTGTGGCTGGCCCGCGATGGAAAGTTGATCGTCGCCGGACCTGTCGATGTCTTCCGTGGCTCGAGTGCAGGCTCTGCTCAGCCGTCGAAAGTCTGCTGGCTCATCGAAGAAGGGATGGGAGGAATTCGGAGTGGCGATCAAGTGATCGTGTCGACCCTCACCGCCGTGAAAACGGGCGATCCTGTCACTACATCGTCACCCTCGCCAGCCGCTCCCATCACACCGACAGCTCGGACCGGAGAAGTGGCGCCATGA
- a CDS encoding efflux RND transporter permease subunit, with amino-acid sequence MIKSIIRWSVENSPAINTLLLAVLLIGCVSVAMLRREIFPEFDLEIVLVSVPYPGASPAEVEEGICQKIEEAVRSIAHIKKQTSVAQEGAGFVVIELEANVPDVQKTLSEIRSAVDRIPSFPKLAEDPETKQITLRQPAINVGIIGPEDRSSEAELALRAMAEEVREDLLQLPPPPPENWFGAAIATVFPNPARAAISQANIIGERPYQIDIEISEDTLRRYGLSLVEVANIVRRENLEIPGGSMKTDAQEMLLRGKSKYDTGAEIAKLPLVTTPGGVVLRVGDIATVKDEFSDTTSINEVNGKPAMVLSIDRTASEDVLSITSAVKLYVAAKKMPPGYALTTWGDRSIDVRDRLDLLAENGIIGLVLVFVVLAVFLNIRLAFWVSLGIPVAMFATCAVMLLLGETLNMLTMFAFLMALGILVDDGIVVSENIHSWRMRGADPVTAAVEGTYEVLPSILGSVATTIVSFAPLLFVTGVMGKFIAVMPLCVILMLLFSLVESAFSLPCHLAHDDGLLMKTLGIVLYPFRPIGQLFAWLNVATERAMNWTLANYYVPTMRWMLRNPGIILASAMAILIFSFGLIRSGITPFIVFPKIDSNYIEAKIVFPDGTPLSVTDAATRKIVAAIESVDQKYRQGGDPVVNLVHRSVGSVKGLGSAGPDSTTSGDHVGTVEVELTDTTKRTVECMTLLEEWREAVGAIAGVENLKFDIPNFGPGGTPIEFKLLGQPKNMQNLEAAVEACKEKLRTYAGVFDVTDDSRPGKTELQLKVQENAQALGIASADLHETIRSTYFGEEVMRLQRGRHEVKLMVRYPEEERRSLAGFEEIRLRTSDGSEIPIGQLAEVKVEQGYAEINRIDQLRSITISADVSEGKANAAQIVGELQKTFVPELLEKYPGVRIRWEGQQEQTAESTHSLQIGLAVAMVVMFVLLTFEFRSYFQPFLIMAIIPFGIIGAIWGHALLGLPITLFSLFGLVALTGVVVNDSIVLIDFINSRVREGVPLVDALIESGVRRCRPVMLTSITTIGGVMPLVLETSFQAQLLIPMATALCFGLMMTTALVLFLVPVMYLTYVKLVGAKNVEGHSHGDQHSGGMIERSPSDFSGTTVHDVPGTPAPQLIGRSAEDDPLPATN; translated from the coding sequence ATGATCAAATCGATCATTCGCTGGAGTGTGGAAAATAGTCCCGCCATCAACACGCTGCTGCTTGCCGTGCTGCTGATCGGCTGCGTGAGTGTCGCGATGCTGCGGCGCGAGATTTTTCCCGAGTTCGATCTCGAAATCGTGCTCGTCTCGGTCCCCTACCCCGGCGCGAGTCCTGCCGAAGTGGAAGAAGGGATTTGCCAGAAAATCGAAGAAGCGGTTCGCAGTATCGCCCACATCAAAAAGCAGACGAGCGTGGCTCAAGAAGGAGCCGGCTTTGTCGTCATCGAACTCGAAGCCAACGTTCCCGACGTGCAGAAAACGTTGAGCGAAATACGCTCCGCTGTCGATCGCATTCCCAGTTTTCCCAAGCTGGCCGAAGATCCAGAAACCAAACAAATCACGCTGCGACAGCCAGCGATCAACGTCGGCATCATCGGCCCCGAGGATCGTTCGAGCGAGGCGGAACTAGCGCTCCGCGCGATGGCCGAAGAGGTGCGCGAAGATCTGCTGCAGCTTCCTCCTCCACCACCCGAAAACTGGTTCGGCGCAGCGATCGCCACCGTCTTTCCAAATCCCGCACGCGCCGCCATCTCGCAGGCCAACATCATCGGCGAACGTCCCTATCAGATCGACATCGAGATCTCGGAGGACACCCTTCGCCGCTATGGTCTGTCGCTCGTGGAAGTGGCCAATATCGTCCGCCGCGAGAATCTCGAAATTCCGGGCGGTAGTATGAAAACCGACGCGCAGGAGATGCTGCTGCGCGGCAAAAGTAAGTACGACACCGGCGCCGAGATCGCCAAGCTGCCACTCGTTACGACCCCGGGCGGCGTGGTGCTGCGTGTCGGCGACATTGCCACCGTGAAGGACGAATTTTCCGACACCACCAGCATCAACGAAGTGAATGGCAAGCCGGCCATGGTGCTGTCGATCGATCGCACGGCGAGCGAAGATGTTCTCTCGATCACGTCGGCGGTGAAGCTGTATGTCGCTGCGAAAAAAATGCCCCCAGGCTACGCCCTCACCACCTGGGGAGATCGTTCGATCGATGTCCGCGATCGCCTCGATTTGCTCGCTGAAAACGGCATCATCGGCCTGGTGCTGGTGTTCGTGGTGCTGGCCGTGTTTCTCAATATTCGCCTCGCTTTTTGGGTTTCGCTCGGCATTCCCGTTGCGATGTTTGCCACTTGCGCCGTGATGCTTTTGCTCGGCGAAACGCTCAACATGCTCACCATGTTTGCGTTCCTCATGGCGCTCGGCATTCTCGTCGACGACGGCATTGTGGTGAGCGAAAACATTCACTCGTGGCGCATGCGCGGGGCCGATCCAGTCACAGCGGCGGTCGAAGGAACCTACGAAGTTCTCCCCTCGATTCTCGGCAGCGTGGCGACCACCATCGTCTCGTTTGCGCCGCTGCTGTTTGTCACCGGTGTGATGGGCAAATTCATTGCCGTGATGCCCCTCTGCGTGATCCTGATGCTCCTCTTTTCGCTCGTCGAAAGTGCGTTCAGCTTGCCTTGTCACTTGGCGCACGACGATGGCTTGCTGATGAAAACCCTCGGCATCGTGCTCTACCCGTTTCGGCCAATCGGTCAGCTCTTCGCGTGGCTCAACGTGGCGACCGAGCGGGCGATGAACTGGACCCTCGCGAACTACTATGTCCCCACGATGCGCTGGATGCTCCGTAACCCGGGGATCATCCTCGCCAGCGCCATGGCAATCTTGATTTTCTCCTTCGGTCTCATTCGTTCCGGCATCACGCCGTTCATCGTTTTTCCGAAGATTGATAGCAACTACATCGAAGCCAAAATCGTCTTTCCCGATGGCACCCCTCTGAGCGTCACCGATGCCGCCACACGCAAAATCGTAGCCGCGATTGAAAGCGTCGATCAGAAGTATCGCCAAGGGGGAGATCCCGTGGTGAACCTCGTGCATCGCAGTGTCGGATCGGTAAAAGGACTCGGCTCGGCTGGTCCCGATTCCACGACCAGCGGCGATCACGTCGGCACGGTGGAAGTAGAACTCACCGACACCACCAAACGGACCGTCGAGTGCATGACGCTCCTGGAAGAGTGGCGCGAAGCAGTCGGCGCGATCGCCGGTGTCGAGAACCTGAAGTTCGACATTCCTAACTTCGGACCGGGTGGAACTCCGATCGAATTCAAGCTCCTCGGACAGCCGAAGAACATGCAGAATCTCGAAGCGGCTGTCGAAGCCTGCAAAGAGAAGCTCCGCACCTATGCCGGTGTGTTTGATGTGACCGACGATTCGCGTCCCGGGAAAACCGAGCTGCAACTCAAGGTGCAAGAGAACGCTCAAGCGCTCGGCATCGCCTCCGCCGATCTGCACGAAACGATTCGCTCGACCTACTTTGGTGAAGAGGTGATGCGGCTGCAGCGCGGACGTCACGAAGTGAAGCTGATGGTCCGCTATCCCGAGGAAGAGCGCCGCTCGCTCGCAGGCTTCGAAGAGATTCGTCTCCGCACCAGCGATGGCTCGGAAATTCCGATCGGCCAACTCGCCGAAGTGAAGGTCGAGCAAGGTTATGCCGAGATCAACCGGATCGATCAGCTCCGCTCGATCACCATCTCTGCCGACGTGAGTGAAGGGAAAGCCAATGCCGCGCAGATCGTGGGCGAACTCCAAAAAACGTTCGTTCCCGAGCTGCTCGAAAAATATCCCGGCGTTCGCATTCGCTGGGAAGGTCAGCAGGAGCAAACGGCCGAATCGACGCATAGTTTGCAGATCGGACTGGCTGTCGCCATGGTGGTGATGTTTGTGCTGCTGACGTTCGAATTCCGCAGCTATTTCCAGCCGTTTTTGATCATGGCGATCATTCCGTTTGGCATCATCGGCGCGATTTGGGGACACGCGTTGCTGGGCCTTCCGATCACCCTCTTTAGCCTGTTCGGCCTCGTCGCGCTCACCGGTGTGGTGGTGAACGACTCGATTGTGCTGATCGATTTTATTAACAGCCGCGTCCGCGAAGGGGTGCCCCTCGTCGATGCCCTCATCGAGTCGGGTGTGCGCCGCTGTCGTCCGGTGATGCTCACCAGCATCACGACGATTGGTGGGGTGATGCCTCTCGTGCTGGAGACATCGTTCCAAGCTCAGCTGCTCATCCCGATGGCCACTGCCCTTTGCTTTGGTTTGATGATGACCACCGCGCTCGTTCTCTTCCTGGTGCCGGTGATGTATTTGACTTACGTCAAGCTGGTGGGGGCCAAGAACGTCGAAGGCCATTCGCACGGCGATCAGCACAGCGGTGGAATGATCGAGCGGAGCCCGAGCGACTTCAGCGGCACGACGGTGCACGATGTTCCCGGCACTCCAGCTCCGCAGCTGATCGGCCGGAGCGCTGAAGACGATCCCCTCCCTGCTACGAATTGA
- a CDS encoding HAD family hydrolase, whose product MPLAAVFFDFDFTLAESTTASVECINHALVACGYPAAEREAIRRCIAFPLAEVLPRLTGVEDHAAIAQFAAIYRSRADQVTAGLTQLFPSVYHALPQLRSQSLKTAIVSTKPRYRIESILALREAGHLFDFIVGGEDVRNHKPDPEPLLRAMSRWSLAPQEVVYVGDHPVDAQAARDAEIPFIAMLTGTSRASDFEPFPTHAQLHSLDDLPPILARLSHRL is encoded by the coding sequence ATGCCACTTGCCGCTGTCTTCTTCGATTTTGATTTCACCCTTGCTGAGTCGACCACGGCATCGGTCGAGTGCATTAACCATGCGTTGGTGGCTTGTGGCTACCCGGCTGCCGAGCGCGAAGCGATTCGCCGCTGCATTGCCTTCCCACTAGCCGAAGTGCTGCCGCGCTTGACCGGTGTCGAAGATCACGCGGCGATTGCCCAGTTTGCCGCCATCTATCGCTCGCGGGCCGATCAAGTGACGGCGGGGCTCACGCAGCTCTTTCCGAGTGTCTATCACGCGCTTCCACAGCTTCGGTCGCAAAGCCTAAAGACGGCGATTGTCAGCACCAAACCGCGTTACCGGATCGAATCGATCTTGGCCTTGCGTGAAGCGGGGCACCTGTTCGATTTTATTGTCGGTGGCGAGGATGTTCGCAATCACAAGCCCGATCCCGAGCCGCTGCTGCGCGCCATGAGCCGATGGTCACTCGCGCCGCAGGAAGTGGTGTATGTGGGAGATCACCCGGTCGATGCCCAGGCGGCTCGCGACGCCGAAATCCCGTTCATCGCCATGCTCACCGGCACCAGCCGCGCCAGCGATTTTGAACCCTTCCCCACCCACGCCCAGCTCCACAGCCTCGACGACCTCCCCCCCATCCTCGCCCGCCTCTCCCATCGCTTGTAG